A single Planctomycetota bacterium DNA region contains:
- a CDS encoding DegT/DnrJ/EryC1/StrS family aminotransferase yields the protein MQVPILDLKAQYQAIKGDIEKSIQPVIQSQHFILGATVENFEKEISGYINVKYAIGVASGSDAILLSFMALKIGSGDEVITTPFSFFATAGSIARLGAKPVFVDIEQDTYNLDPNKIEDYLKRNGKKVKAVMPVHLYGQCAEMDAITELSRKYNIAVVEDAAQAIGSKYKNKHAGTFGIFGCFSFFPSKNLGAWGDAGLVTTNDEKSAILIKTLRIHGGLKKYYHQYVGCNSRLDALQAAVLSAKLKHLAEWNKGRARNAQRYINLFKKYKLDDIITAPITKPERNHTYHQFTIRVKEKRDELIKFLKDGGVGTEVYYPLPLHLQECFNDMGYKKGDLPVSEKCAQTCVSLPIYAELTEEMQEHVVSQIARFYLK from the coding sequence ATGCAGGTCCCTATACTGGATTTGAAAGCGCAGTATCAAGCAATCAAGGGCGATATTGAAAAATCCATCCAGCCGGTTATCCAAAGCCAGCATTTCATTTTAGGGGCAACCGTAGAAAACTTTGAGAAAGAAATTTCCGGTTATATCAACGTGAAATACGCAATCGGGGTCGCTTCCGGCTCGGACGCGATTTTGCTTTCTTTTATGGCGCTAAAAATCGGCAGCGGTGATGAGGTGATCACCACCCCTTTCAGCTTCTTTGCGACCGCCGGTTCTATTGCGCGCTTGGGCGCCAAGCCTGTTTTTGTGGATATCGAACAGGATACTTATAACCTTGACCCTAATAAAATAGAAGATTACCTCAAACGTAACGGCAAAAAGGTAAAAGCCGTTATGCCGGTCCATCTTTACGGACAGTGTGCCGAAATGGATGCGATAACGGAGTTGAGCCGCAAATACAACATTGCTGTGGTTGAAGATGCCGCGCAGGCAATCGGGTCTAAGTATAAAAACAAACATGCGGGAACCTTCGGAATATTCGGGTGTTTTTCTTTCTTCCCATCCAAGAACTTAGGCGCTTGGGGTGATGCCGGTTTGGTGACTACAAATGATGAAAAATCGGCGATTCTTATAAAAACCCTGCGCATACACGGCGGGTTGAAGAAATACTATCACCAGTATGTCGGTTGCAACAGCCGCCTTGATGCATTACAAGCGGCCGTGTTATCCGCCAAGTTAAAACACCTTGCAGAATGGAATAAAGGGCGTGCCAGGAATGCCCAGCGTTATATAAATCTTTTTAAGAAATATAAACTGGATGATATCATCACCGCACCAATAACAAAACCGGAGCGTAACCATACATACCACCAGTTCACTATCCGGGTAAAAGAGAAGCGCGATGAACTGATTAAATTCCTTAAAGATGGTGGCGTTGGCACCGAGGTTTATTATCCGCTGCCGTTGCACCTCCAGGAATGCTTTAATGATATGGGATATAAAAAAGGAGATTTGCCGGTTTCCGAAAAGTGCGCCCAAACATGCGTTTCCCTGCCTATTTATGCGGAATTGACCGAAGAAATGCAGGAACATGTGGTTTCGCAAATCGCCCGATTTTACCTGAAATGA
- a CDS encoding STAS domain-containing protein, with product MKDLEIKTQVNENGVVTIILDGSIDAYSYSKLEEVFNKLLAKQQYEMVVDLTGVDYLNSAGAGVFIGTLGVTEENNGKIVLVNPQSAVRNVFDLLGLSNVFSIVKDKSLAFNEFPPK from the coding sequence ATGAAAGACCTGGAAATAAAAACACAGGTTAATGAAAACGGGGTGGTTACGATTATACTCGATGGGTCAATCGATGCCTACTCGTACAGCAAACTGGAGGAGGTTTTTAACAAGCTTTTAGCCAAGCAGCAGTATGAAATGGTGGTCGATTTGACCGGAGTTGATTATTTAAACAGCGCGGGTGCCGGTGTTTTCATCGGCACCCTCGGTGTTACCGAGGAAAACAACGGTAAAATAGTTCTGGTTAATCCGCAATCTGCGGTTCGCAATGTTTTTGATCTCTTGGGTTTATCCAATGTTTTCTCTATTGTGAAAGATAAAAGCCTTGCCTTTAATGAATTTCCTCCCAAGTAG